GGGCGGACGTGAAACGACGCGGAGGAGCCTGTTCGGCGGGAGGTTTTTGGTCGGGCTTCTTTTCCGGATTTGGTTGATCCGGGTTTCGATCCGGTGGCCGTTTTGGAGCAGATGGTGATCCATCGCCAGGCGCAGTGAGAGGCGGAGCCTTAGTGGGCGGTGATGGAGAATCCGGGGCAACCCAATTGGGAACCAGAGGGACGTTCTTTCCCGGGCCAGTGCTCGTTTTTGAAGTGCCCATTATTTCTTCACCTTCATTTCTTGGTTCAGGGCCTTCGAAAAGGGAAGGGGAAGGTCGGTCCTTTTCGCCAGGTTAACGATGGCTTTTTCCCCCCATTCACGCGCTCCAAGCCTTGGAACGATCGGTGTTTTCAACGCTGATGAAGGACGCTCGACGAGAAAATTGACCAATCGTTCGGCTTGTGTTGCGTCAGCATCAGCCATGGCCTCTAGGGCATATAGAATGCTGGGTGTGCCCCATTCGCTCTCGCTGTTGGCCTTGTCGAGCAAGCTTGTCATGATAACAGAGCGTTCCTCGGGACTCACCGTCGTGAAAGCTTGTTTGATTGCTTGAGTTGCGGGAATCTTGAGCGTGGAAAGCTGGCTGAGAAGCTCGGTGGCAGCTTTGGAAAGCTTGTTTTCGGCGGCTAGAATAGGAGCGCTTTCTCGACCAACATGAAGGGCTCCACGGAGGTCAACACCGCCAATGTCTGGCGGCAAGCGAAGCCAGTCTTGAATGAGGGCTGCATCCTCGCTCCACCCGGTGGGCCATCGTTTCTCGTCAATAACGTTCCCGGCTCTGACGTCCGTTTCCAGATCGCGAAGCTGGTCGGATTTGCCGTCGGGCGCTGTGCTAATTAGTTCGGCCAGCGCATTGAATGACGTTGCCGAGGCAAAGCGCTCAAAGAGCATCATCTTGGCGAACATCGCGTCGTTCACTGAGATATTTTGGACTTTGGCCAAGCTGCGTCGGATCGAGAGCGTGTTCATGAAGCGTTTGATCAGGCGCGGGTTGCCGTTCACCTTGGGCGAAATGATCATCTGACGAGCCAATCGGTCCGCAAGCTCCAGCTCTGAAGCCAGCGCCGGAGGGCAATTAAAAATCAGCTTCTGGACATACTCGGCATCGACTGCCTTTCCCTGCCAACTGCGAGCCAGTTGCTCATTGACCTTGATCCGAATTATTTCCTTCTCGGCGGGTGGAATGCGGCTGCTCTCGACAAATAGCAACATAAGGTAGGCCTTCACCTCATTCGTGCCGAGCGGCGGTACTCTCAGTGGAACTTGAATAAGTTTGTCGAAATAGCTGATGACGATGTCGTCATCGACCTTGGTGCCGGGGAAATGCACACGCACGGCTTCTTTGATCATCTTGTCGTCGGCGGCGATAATGAATGCGGTCCCCTTCATGAACAGGAACAGACGCATCGCTTCCAATGTACCGATAACAGTCGGCGGAAGACATCGGTCAAGATCGTCGACGAAGACGACGAGCGTGAGGTTCAGGTCTTCTAGAAGCTCTTCAAATTGCTGCCGTATGGCGTGGATCATCTGGGGTGGGGTCTGCCGTTCTTCGGGTTTGAGGAGACCCTTGGCAGCGCCTGACTGCTCTTTCACAGCCGTTTTAGCCGCTTCAACATCATCTTCACTGACGTCACCGTCGGTGAGCCGGTCGAATAGATTTTTCCCCGATCGAGCCAGCGCACCAACGGGCATGCCGGTATAGGCAGTCACCGCAAGCTCGCCGAGCATCCAGATGCCACGAAAGACATCGATCCGCTTCAACAGGTTCATGCCTTTCTGAACGCTCGTTTGCTGCTGTTTGGCGCGTATCATTAGGGCGTTGGCAATTTCCTCCATCAGCGCAGCTTTGGCATCATCATGACCTTGGTAAAGCCAAGCGTTGAAGTTGACGAAGAGCAGGCTCCTCGATCCCGCCTCATGGCCCTGTGACTGAGCGATACGAGTTCTTAGGTCCGCCTCGATGAGTTTGACCATCGAGGATTTTCCGACGCCCCACCCACCAGAGATGCCGATGCTCAATGCTTCCCCGTTGGCGTCCAAGATCATCTGAGAAATGAGCTTAGCCATCACATTGAAATTTAGAAAATCACGTCCTGTCTCGACGTCCGCCCACATACTCGCGCCCCCGTTGTAAAGCGAAATTTACTCTAGGTTAAAGTGAACTCAATAGGCTTGAAGAAAATTTCGATGTTACAACCAGGCAATCCACAACTTGTACGCGTCGCGGTTCAATATCCTGGGCGATTAACTCGGAACCGTAGCATTAGTTCTATGTTTCATAGTGACGATTTCACGTTCTTGTCAGTGGAGTCTTTGGTATAGGAACCGCTCTACAAGCCGTGATGCTGCCGTGAGAAGTACACTTGTAATTGTGTCGTCCGCCCGTCACTCTTCTGCAACCGGGCTGGAGATTCGCGTGCACCTTGCATCTTTGAAAATTAAAAACTTCCGTCGATTTTCTGAAACGACGATCAAGTTCAAATCTGGCCTCAACGTGATCGTCGGGCCTAACAACATTGGCAAGTCAGCCGTTGTCGACGCGCTTCGCTCGCTCCTTGCCGGGGCAGATGATCCTTATCCAAGGTTCACGGTCGACGACATCCATGTTCCCAAGCTTGGAGAGGCGAGCGGCGATATCGTATTTGAGTTCATTTTTGATGATTTGGACGGGAATGATGAAGCTGACTTTATCCACGCTCTGCGTGAAAAGCCGGATAACAAGCTCGAAGCCGTTTTGAACGTCGCGTTCGGTGATGCGGACAAATCAGGCCGACTACGACCCCGACGTTGGTGCGGAGCGTTCGAGGAAGTCTCCATGTCATCGTCAATGCTCGATAACCTTCGAAGTGTGTATTTGCCGCCATTACGTGATGCAGAGCAGGGACTGAGGCCGAGCCGCAACAGCCAGCTCTCGCGACTGCTACATCTCCTTACGGATGAGACCGGCAAGGAGGAAGTTGCCCTCCATCTCAAAGACCTAGACGCGAAGCTAAAGGAACTCCAGGTACTCAAAGATGCTCAGTCCGCTGTCTCGGGTCGGCACGAGACAATGTTGGGCGAACGACTTGCTCAAGTGCTCAATGTCGGCTTGACCGGCAGCGATTTTAGCAAATTGGCCGCCCGGCTATCTCTCCTGGTCGATACCTTCGAAATCGAACGCAACGGCCTTGGATACAACAATCTAATATTCATGGCGGTGGTTCTCAGCGAACTTTCTAAAAACGCAGAGGCGAGCTTTCGCAGCCTAATCGTCGAAGAGCCTGAGGCACACCTGCACCCACAGCTGCAAGCGGTTTTGCTGAAGTATCTTTCGAGCATTCAGAATGGTGTCGGCGAGCGGGATGTGCAGGTCTTCGTGACCAGTCATTCGCCGAACTTCGCAAGTATCGCCGATCTGAACTCGATTGCATGCCTTTACGAGGTGGACGACAATGTCGCGAGCTTCCATCCTGGATCGGTCAATTTCGCGAAGGGTAAGAAGGAGAAGCTCAAGCGATATCTCGACGTGACCAGAGCGGAGTTATTCTTTGCCCGGCGCGTTATTTTTGTTGAGGGTGCGGCTGAGCTGCTGATGGTCAATCTCCTGGCGACCAAGGCTGGCTTCGACCTGAGGAACCACGGGATCAGCCTGATCAGCGTAGAAGGCCTGAACTTCGATTCGTTCATGCCTCTGTTTGGTGAGGCAGGGATCAAAATTCCTGTTTCCGTCATCACCGACGCCGATCCCCAGATTGAAGATGCCGGCGGCAAAAAGACTGCGCATTACCCTTCCAGTACCGAGGCGATAATTGTGTCGGACAACACAAAA
This genomic interval from Agrobacterium fabrum str. C58 contains the following:
- a CDS encoding KAP family NTPase, which codes for MWADVETGRDFLNFNVMAKLISQMILDANGEALSIGISGGWGVGKSSMVKLIEADLRTRIAQSQGHEAGSRSLLFVNFNAWLYQGHDDAKAALMEEIANALMIRAKQQQTSVQKGMNLLKRIDVFRGIWMLGELAVTAYTGMPVGALARSGKNLFDRLTDGDVSEDDVEAAKTAVKEQSGAAKGLLKPEERQTPPQMIHAIRQQFEELLEDLNLTLVVFVDDLDRCLPPTVIGTLEAMRLFLFMKGTAFIIAADDKMIKEAVRVHFPGTKVDDDIVISYFDKLIQVPLRVPPLGTNEVKAYLMLLFVESSRIPPAEKEIIRIKVNEQLARSWQGKAVDAEYVQKLIFNCPPALASELELADRLARQMIISPKVNGNPRLIKRFMNTLSIRRSLAKVQNISVNDAMFAKMMLFERFASATSFNALAELISTAPDGKSDQLRDLETDVRAGNVIDEKRWPTGWSEDAALIQDWLRLPPDIGGVDLRGALHVGRESAPILAAENKLSKAATELLSQLSTLKIPATQAIKQAFTTVSPEERSVIMTSLLDKANSESEWGTPSILYALEAMADADATQAERLVNFLVERPSSALKTPIVPRLGAREWGEKAIVNLAKRTDLPLPFSKALNQEMKVKK
- a CDS encoding ATP-dependent nuclease, which gives rise to MHLASLKIKNFRRFSETTIKFKSGLNVIVGPNNIGKSAVVDALRSLLAGADDPYPRFTVDDIHVPKLGEASGDIVFEFIFDDLDGNDEADFIHALREKPDNKLEAVLNVAFGDADKSGRLRPRRWCGAFEEVSMSSSMLDNLRSVYLPPLRDAEQGLRPSRNSQLSRLLHLLTDETGKEEVALHLKDLDAKLKELQVLKDAQSAVSGRHETMLGERLAQVLNVGLTGSDFSKLAARLSLLVDTFEIERNGLGYNNLIFMAVVLSELSKNAEASFRSLIVEEPEAHLHPQLQAVLLKYLSSIQNGVGERDVQVFVTSHSPNFASIADLNSIACLYEVDDNVASFHPGSVNFAKGKKEKLKRYLDVTRAELFFARRVIFVEGAAELLMVNLLATKAGFDLRNHGISLISVEGLNFDSFMPLFGEAGIKIPVSVITDADPQIEDAGGKKTAHYPSSTEAIIVSDNTKSMKALEDKYLKVFHGQKTFEYDFALEDQNRQAMLDALEDIHPVIAKNLRDVVAAEPDDAAKAKALFRGMFEREQNNVQKGRFAQTLAAKIEDEGLPIVVPPYIRFAVEHACQP